The region AATATTCCTAGAGTACCAGTTGCATTTAGCCCTATATCTTTAGCTATTCTTCTTGCTTTTCTCTCATCTATAATAATCAAGTCTGCATCAATACTATTTGCTAAAACTATTGCTTCGCTTTCACCTAGATCTAATTTCAATTGTTTTTGCAAAAGAGACACCGATAAATTTTCTTTTACTATTTTTGTTTGAAAAAAGGTTATTTATTATCAATTTGATATTCTCTTCACAGATTAAATCTAAGTCTTCCATATCTGGTTCAGCTGGGTCTCATTCATCGCCAAACCTTTTTAGAAATTCATGAAATAATTCTAATTGTAACCATTTATTCTTGTAAACTGCAAGCAAAGTTCCTGCTAATCGATTTACCATATATTTATTTAATGTTTTCTGATTTTAAAAGTCTATTTTTAGAATCATTATTTAAATCTCTAAAAAGTTCATTATCATAGGAGGTAAAGTCATCAATAATTTTATTTCTTATTGAAATATCATATTTGCTGCGTTTATATCTAACTTGATTTTTGTAACACCATACATTTCAGCAATAGCTTGATCTGACAAGTTTTTTTCATAATATAAATGTTTCAATTCCATTTTATTAATATCTGTCCATTGCTTTAATTTCATTTTATCATCCATTAATTATAAACCACCTTTCTGGGCAACATAATCATAAAGTAAATCCAAGTACTGCCTATAATAAGTCTCTGAACATGATAGAACCTAACATTCTTTAATGTATTTAAATAACCTTCCCAAGATTAAAATCCCAAAATCTTATAGTATTTCCTTTACCCTACCTACAGTACCATTATTCAGCATTACCTTTACTCCATGGTGGTGTTTTGGTGAATTGGTAAGTATCTTTTTTACAGTTCCTTCTGTTAGTTTTCCAGTCTTTTGATCTCGTTTTTGAACGACTAAGACTGATGAGCCTATTTTAATATTATCTCTTTTTGTTCCATCCATTTTGATTTTCTCCATTCTCTAATTTGAATTTTATCTTAATATCATTTTTATTATATCATTGTTTGAAATTTATTTGTCCTCTTTAGTATAACCTACCCACTTATCTCCCTTTGTTCAAAACCCTCACCCTAACCATCTGAAGCCTGTCCGATTATATAATCCTTTATTTTCTCAAGCTCATTTTTATTCAAATCTTCATTTAATGTGAGTACTGCTACACCCATCAACTCATCTTCTACCATTTCTACTGAGAATCCATATTTGGCTACCTTGGCATTGACACTATCATGCCCATCGTAGTAATGCATAAAGCCTCTATTGTTCTCATCAGGTAACTTATCCCTTTCTATGGTATCAAGAATTTCATCAATATATTCAACTATCTCATAGTTACCTAACTCCAAAGGTTCATTTAGTGTTTCCCTATAATCATAATGATTTTCTATTTCATAGGTTGTAACAGTTAGGGGCATATATAATTTCAATATCTTTTGTTCTTTTATTTCATCTATCTTCATACCAAGATTTTCTGATAGGAACTTTGACATATTTTGATTGTATCCGCGATAGATAATATATCCCTTATCTGTGAAACCTCCAGTTTCATTTGTCATTTTTGCCTGCCCATATCTTTTAAAATCAATATAATCTTCTAAGTTATGGTCATATTTAAAATGTCCTGAATCTCAAATCATATGCCTTCCATAACTCTCTGCATCTTTTATTCCATCAAAGATCTCAAATTCATACATGGAATTTGCTAGCAATAAAACTTCATCAATTGTTTTTGGATTTACATAGTCCATAAGTCTTTCAAAATATTCTACACCTTCCTTAATTTCCATAAATTTCTTTGATACTTTATTTAATGTATCTAGCCTTTCTACTATACTGTCACTATCAGGGATCATTTCTAATACCTTATTAGGCAAGTTATAAATATCAATATTAAGCTTGCAGTCCTGAATATAAGATACTCCTAATCTCATTAGAGCCTTTTCTATTTCAATATCAGAAGAGGGAAGATATATGAATTCACTTTGATTCTTTGCCTTTAATTCAAGAGTTGCCATTGATTCTTTCCACCATAGGGGGGGGAATTGTTTTCCTTTATATACTTGCTCAGGTTCATTTGAATTTTTATATAGGACACCATAGGGAGTTACCCTAGCAGTCTTATTATTTTTTATTACATCCATAGCATAAGCTTCTCCATCTAGTTCCTCTAGTTTTTACTAGCTACTGCCATCTTCTCAGTTAAATATAGATCTTTCCCCAGCTTATTAAAGTCACTAAAGTTATTTATTAGGCTATAGCAATGTAAATTAAAACTTAAGTTTATTAAATCTACCATGGACTTAGTTTCTTCCACAAAGGATGCTGCATAGAACTTTTCTATCTCCCTTGGACCAAGGCCATCAAATCTTTTCACTAGATAATTTAGTTCATCTATATTTACATTTTTATTAGCCATTATATTTGAAAATCTTTCATCCCTACTGCTTTCTATATAGCAGTTTGGCTTTGTTGTCATTTCTATTCCT is a window of Tissierellales bacterium DNA encoding:
- a CDS encoding YwbE family protein, encoding MDGTKRDNIKIGSSVLVVQKRDQKTGKLTEGTVKKILTNSPKHHHGVKVMLNNGTVGRVKEIL
- a CDS encoding DUF3368 domain-containing protein, translated to MKLDLGESEAIVLANSIDADLIIIDERKARRIAKDIGLNATGTLGILVEAKQHGLVKELKPLLDKLIKDEIRIIKKLYQDILGQ